From Thermodesulfovibrionales bacterium:
TTTCTTAGCAGGATGTCAGGAAATGTCATTTGGAGGCTCGCACCGATCAGATGATATGCGGCCTCGCCTTCCTTCCCGTTCTTCCGTGCCTCTTCCAAAAGATTATGGACGTTATACCATGTCGGCAACTTCAAATCAAAGTTTATAACTGTTTTCCTGCTGTCTGTGTTGGAGACATAAGCACCTCTCATCTAAAGGTTTCGACGTTTAAGCCGCTCCTGATAACCATCGATGAAAGCCTCGGCCCATCAATGAGAGTTATAGAAAGCTTCGACTTATGCTGCGCTTCCATAACAGCGGCGCGTGTATAATGACTCGTCGTGATAAATATGCCTTTAGCTGTAGTACTGAGCGCTCCTCTGAAATTGTTAATCTCGACATTACCAATGGCATGTCGCCAGCGTTTTACTTGCGCCTGCACATGCGTACCGGCAAAAAAATCGTTCGCATTATCGACATAGGCATTAATATCAATACCTCCATCGCCGGACATAGCAGTTAGGGAACATCTTGAAAGCCGTTTTTCTCCATGAGTTCTTTTACAAGATGCTCAAAGCTGTAGGGTGGCACCCGTACTAACAGACTTCGTACGTTTTCAATCTTGTAAAGATCGCGTGTATTATTGGAAACGGCTTCGTCGATCTCCGCCACTTCTCGTTCAAGGTCCGCAAAAGTATTCTTCGTGCGAGATTCGCTTAGCAGATGGCCGGAGATGGCTGCAGCTTGTTCAATAGGTACAATACTTGGATTCCCATGAATACGGAATTCAAACAACCATACTTTTCGCAAAACACCGCGTTTATCAGCCTGAATCTCCTGATAATGACGGAGAAGTTCCAAGAGACCTAAGAAGCGGTACGTTTGGCGGCC
This genomic window contains:
- a CDS encoding restriction endonuclease — protein: MSGDGGIDINAYVDNANDFFAGTHVQAQVKRWRHAIGNVEINNFRGALSTTAKGIFITTSHYTRAAVMEAQHKSKLSITLIDGPRLSSMVIRSGLNVETFR